A DNA window from Phyllostomus discolor isolate MPI-MPIP mPhyDis1 chromosome X, mPhyDis1.pri.v3, whole genome shotgun sequence contains the following coding sequences:
- the LOC114505722 gene encoding elongation factor 1-alpha 1-like, which produces NGDNANMPWFKGWKVTYKDGNASGTTLCEALDYILPPIYSSDKPLCPPIQDFYKIGGIGTVAVGQMETGVLKPCMVVTFAPVSVTTEVKAVEMHHEAMSKALPGANVGFNVKNLSVKDVCHGSVAGDSENDPPMRTAGFLAQVIIMKHPGQVSVGHAPVLDCHLPHVACKFAELKEKIDHGSEKRLEDGLNFVKPGTDKDIHSHYSSSTWYWEF; this is translated from the exons AATGGTGACAATGCTAACATGCCTTGGTTCAAGGGATGGAAGGTCACCTATAAAGATGGCAATGCCAGTGGAACCACATTGTGTGAAGCTCTGGATTACATCCTGCCACCGATTTACTCAAGTGACAAGCCCCTGTGTCCACCCATCCAGGACTTCTACAAAATTGGTGGCATTGGTACTGTCGCTGTGGGCCAAATGGAGACTGGTGTTCTCAAACCCTGCATGGTGGTCACCTTTGCTCCAGTCAGTGTTACAACTGAAGTAAAGGCTGTTGAAATGCACCATGAAGCTATGAGTAAAGCTCTTCCTGGGGCCAATGTGGGCTTCAACGTCAAGAACCTGTCTGTCAAAGATGTTTGCCATGGCAGTGTGGCTGGAGACAGTGAAAATGACCCACCAATGAGAACAGCTGGCTTCCTGGCTCAGGTGATTATCATGAAGCATCCAGGCCAAGTCAGTGTTGGACATGCACCTGTGCTGGATTGTCATCTACCTCACGTTGCTTGCAAATTTGCTGAGCTAAAGGAGAAGATTGATCATGGTTCTGAGAAAAGACTGGAAGATGGCCTGAATTTTGTGAAACCTG GAACagacaaggatatccactctCACTACTCTAGTTCAACATGGTATTGGGAGTTCTAG